In Ostrea edulis chromosome 4, xbOstEdul1.1, whole genome shotgun sequence, a single window of DNA contains:
- the LOC125670961 gene encoding aquaporin-8-like — MSDSDSLSPPQPNEPDDSLFEKKIRPVLAEFVGTTILVFVACLFNPICSNNPLGCGLIQGFAMTFLMVGLGHISGGHFNPAITLGYTLTGALSIVLGLFYFLAQLLGGMLGAAFVLAVYPEEMYKRCLGGSTVLERGVEPGWGVMTEGILTFVVVLTVLLTVIEQKNCQLAPLSVGFAVAVSSSAGFFVTGGSMNPARSLGPAVCYSRYLDVNVWSYHYVYWVGPAAGALVATLTYRLVFAAGSKRIRVHRP; from the exons ATGTCCGATTCAGACTCGCTCTCGCCCCCACAGCCAAACGAGCCAGACGACTCACTCTTCGAAAAGAAAATTCGCCCTGTACTTGCCGAATTTGTGGGGACAACCATCTTAGTATTCGTTGCCTGTCTGTTCAATCCGATATGTTCCAATAACCCATTAGGATGTGGGTTGATCCAAGGCTTCGCTATGACATTCCTCATGGTGGGACTCGGGCACATCAG TGGAGGCCATTTCAACCCAGCCATTACGCTTGGCTACACTTTGACGGGAGCCCTGTCCATCGTTCTTGGACTCTTCTACTTCTTAGCTCAGTTACTAGGCGGGATGTTAGGAGCAGCCTTCGTTCTT GCTGTCTACCCAGAAGAGATGTACAAACGATGTCTCGGCGGATCCACGGTTTTGGAGCGCGGTGTGGAGCCTGGTTGGGGAGTGATGACAGAGGGCATACTGACGTTCGTTGTTGTGTTGACGGTTTTATTGACTGTCATTGAGCAAAAGAATTGCCAGCTCGCTCCTCTTTCTGTTGGTTTTGCTGTTGCTGTCAGTTCTTCAGCAGG ATTCTTTGTAACGGGTGGATCCATGAATCCGGCGAGAAGTTTGGGTCCGGCTGTGTGCTACTCCAGATACCTTGATGTCAATGTGTGGAGCTATCACTACGTGTACTGGGTGGGGCCGGCAGCGGGGGCGCTGGTAGCGACTCTTACTTACAG ATTGGTTTTTGCTGCCGGAAGTAAACGAATTCGAGTACACAGACCATAA